Proteins from a genomic interval of Acinonyx jubatus isolate Ajub_Pintada_27869175 chromosome B4, VMU_Ajub_asm_v1.0, whole genome shotgun sequence:
- the AMHR2 gene encoding anti-Muellerian hormone type-2 receptor isoform X4 yields the protein MLLASSSMMLGTLGLWVLLPIAVQGCRDSDEPDCEASHCELSPRAHPGPRSTLFTCSCGTDFCNANYSHLPPPGSPGTPGSQGPQAVPGESIWMVLVLLGLFLLLLLLLGSIVLALLRRKACRVQGGPEPEPEPEPGSGRDWSAELPELPELPELCFSQVIWEGGHTVVWAGQLQGKLVAIKAFSLRAVAQFQAERALYELPSLQHDHIVRFITASRGGPGPLPCGPLLVLELHPKGSLCHYLTQHTSDWGSSMRMALSLARGLAFLHEERWQNGQYKPGIAHRDLSSQNVLIREDGSCAIGDLGLALVLPGLTQPPTWAPTQPRGPAAIMEAGTQRYMAPELLDKTLDLQDWGTALRQADVYSLALLLWEILSRCPDLWPDSRPPPFQLAYEAELGSTPTTCELWTLAVEERRRPYIPSTWHCFTTDPGGLRELLEDCWDADPEARLTAECVQQRLAALARPQEARPFPESCTHDCPPLCPEDCLSPPPHCHSPL from the exons ATGCTGCTTGCCTCCTCCAGCATGATGCTGGGGACTCTGGGCCTTTGGGTACTCCTCCCCATAGCTGTGCAAG GATGCCGAGACAGTGATGAGCCAGACTGTGAGGCCTCACACTGTGAGCTGAGCCCCCGAGCCCACCCTGGCCCCAGGTCCACTCTCTTCACCTGCTCCTGTGGCACTGACTTCTGCAATGCCAATTACAGCCAtctgcctcctccagggagccctgggACTCCTGGCTCCCAGGGTCCCCAAGCTGTCCCAG GCGAGTCCATCTGGATGGTGCTGGTGCTGCTGGGgctattcctcctcctcctgctgctgctgggcaGCATCGTCTTGG ccctgctacGGCGAAAGGCCTGCAGAGTCCAAGGTggcccagagccagagccagagccagagccaggctCAGGCAGGGACTGGAGTGCTGAGCTGCCCGAGCTGCCTGAGCTGCCCGAGCTGTGTTTCTCCCAG GTAATCTGGGAAGGAGGTCACACAGTGGTGTGGGCTGGGCAGCTGCAAGGCAAGCTGGTAGCCATCAAGGCCTTCTCCCTGAGGGCCGTGGCCCAGTTCCAAGCTGAGAGAGCACTATATGAACTGCCAAGCCTACAGCACGACCACATTGTCCGCTTTATCACCGCCAGCAGAGGGGGCCCTGGGCCCTTGCCCTGTGGGCCCCTGCTGGTACTGGAGCTGCACCCAAAG GGCTCCCTGTGCCACTACTTGACCCAGCACACCAGTGACTGGGGAAGTTCCATGCGGATGGCGCTGTCCCTGGCGCGGGGCCTGGCATTTCTCCATGAGGAGCGCTGGCAGAATG GCCAATACAAACCAGGTATCGCCCACCGAGATCTGAGCAGCCAGAATGTGCTCATTCGGGAGGATGGGTCGTGTGCCATTGGAGACCTGGGCCTTGCCTTGGTGCTCCCTGGCCTCACCCAGCCTCCCACCTGGGCCCCAACTCAACCCCGAGGCCCAGCTGCCATCATGGAG GCTGGCACCCAGAGGTACATGGCACCAGAGCTCTTGGACAAGACTCTGGACCTACAAGACTGGGGCACGGCCCTCCGGCAAGCCGATGTTTACTCTCTGGCTCTGCTCCTATGGGAGATCTTGAGCCGCTGCCCAGATTTGTGGCCTG ACAGCAGACCACCACCCTTCCAACTGGCCTATGAGGCAGAACTGGGCAGCACCCCTACCACCTGTGAGCTGTGGACCTTGGCCGTGGAGGAGAGAAGGCGCCCCTACATCCCATCCACCTGGCACTGCTTCACCACA GACCCTGGTGGCCTGAGAGAGCTGCTAGAGGACTGTTGGGATGCAGACCCAGAAGCACGGCTGACAGCTGAGTGTGTACAGCAGCGCCTGGCTGCCCTCGCCCGTCCTCAGGAGGCCCGCCCCTTCCCAGAGAGCTGCACCCACGACTGCCCACCTCTCTGCCCAGAAGACTGCCTCTCACCTCCTCCCCACTGCCATTCCCCCTTGTAG
- the AMHR2 gene encoding anti-Muellerian hormone type-2 receptor isoform X3, with amino-acid sequence MLLASSSMMLGTLGLWVLLPIAVQAPPSRRTCVFFEAPGVRGSTKTLGKLLDAGPGPPRVIRCLYSRCCFGIWNLTQHQAQVEMQGCRDSDEPDCEASHCELSPRAHPGPRSTLFTCSCGTDFCNANYSHLPPPGSPGTPGSQGPQAVPGESIWMVLVLLGLFLLLLLLLGSIVLALLRRKACRVQGGPEPEPEPEPGSGRDWSAELPELPELPELCFSQVIWEGGHTVVWAGQLQGKLVAIKAFSLRAVAQFQAERALYELPSLQHDHIVRFITASRGGPGPLPCGPLLVLELHPKGSLCHYLTQHTSDWGSSMRMALSLARGLAFLHEERWQNGQYKPGIAHRDLSSQNVLIREDGSCAIGDLGLALVLPGLTQPPTWAPTQPRGPAAIMEAGTQRYMAPELLDKTLDLQDWGTALRQADVYSLALLLWEILSRCPDLWPDSRPPPFQLAYEAELGSTPTTCELWTLAVEERRRPYIPSTWHCFTTDPGGLRELLEDCWDADPEARLTAECVQQRLAALARPQEARPFPESCTHDCPPLCPEDCLSPPPHCHSPL; translated from the exons ATGCTGCTTGCCTCCTCCAGCATGATGCTGGGGACTCTGGGCCTTTGGGTACTCCTCCCCATAGCTGTGCAAG CACCCCCAAGCAGGCGGACCTGTGTGTTCTTTGAGGCCCCTGGAGTGCGGGGAAGCACAAAGACACTGGGGAAGCTGCTAGATGCAGGACCAGGGCCCCCCAGGGTTATCCGCTGCCTCTACAGCCGCTGCTGTTTTGGGATCTGGAACCTGACCCAACACCAGGCACAGGTGGAGATGCAAG GATGCCGAGACAGTGATGAGCCAGACTGTGAGGCCTCACACTGTGAGCTGAGCCCCCGAGCCCACCCTGGCCCCAGGTCCACTCTCTTCACCTGCTCCTGTGGCACTGACTTCTGCAATGCCAATTACAGCCAtctgcctcctccagggagccctgggACTCCTGGCTCCCAGGGTCCCCAAGCTGTCCCAG GCGAGTCCATCTGGATGGTGCTGGTGCTGCTGGGgctattcctcctcctcctgctgctgctgggcaGCATCGTCTTGG ccctgctacGGCGAAAGGCCTGCAGAGTCCAAGGTggcccagagccagagccagagccagagccaggctCAGGCAGGGACTGGAGTGCTGAGCTGCCCGAGCTGCCTGAGCTGCCCGAGCTGTGTTTCTCCCAG GTAATCTGGGAAGGAGGTCACACAGTGGTGTGGGCTGGGCAGCTGCAAGGCAAGCTGGTAGCCATCAAGGCCTTCTCCCTGAGGGCCGTGGCCCAGTTCCAAGCTGAGAGAGCACTATATGAACTGCCAAGCCTACAGCACGACCACATTGTCCGCTTTATCACCGCCAGCAGAGGGGGCCCTGGGCCCTTGCCCTGTGGGCCCCTGCTGGTACTGGAGCTGCACCCAAAG GGCTCCCTGTGCCACTACTTGACCCAGCACACCAGTGACTGGGGAAGTTCCATGCGGATGGCGCTGTCCCTGGCGCGGGGCCTGGCATTTCTCCATGAGGAGCGCTGGCAGAATG GCCAATACAAACCAGGTATCGCCCACCGAGATCTGAGCAGCCAGAATGTGCTCATTCGGGAGGATGGGTCGTGTGCCATTGGAGACCTGGGCCTTGCCTTGGTGCTCCCTGGCCTCACCCAGCCTCCCACCTGGGCCCCAACTCAACCCCGAGGCCCAGCTGCCATCATGGAG GCTGGCACCCAGAGGTACATGGCACCAGAGCTCTTGGACAAGACTCTGGACCTACAAGACTGGGGCACGGCCCTCCGGCAAGCCGATGTTTACTCTCTGGCTCTGCTCCTATGGGAGATCTTGAGCCGCTGCCCAGATTTGTGGCCTG ACAGCAGACCACCACCCTTCCAACTGGCCTATGAGGCAGAACTGGGCAGCACCCCTACCACCTGTGAGCTGTGGACCTTGGCCGTGGAGGAGAGAAGGCGCCCCTACATCCCATCCACCTGGCACTGCTTCACCACA GACCCTGGTGGCCTGAGAGAGCTGCTAGAGGACTGTTGGGATGCAGACCCAGAAGCACGGCTGACAGCTGAGTGTGTACAGCAGCGCCTGGCTGCCCTCGCCCGTCCTCAGGAGGCCCGCCCCTTCCCAGAGAGCTGCACCCACGACTGCCCACCTCTCTGCCCAGAAGACTGCCTCTCACCTCCTCCCCACTGCCATTCCCCCTTGTAG
- the AMHR2 gene encoding anti-Muellerian hormone type-2 receptor isoform X2, protein MVGSGSRPLLTLFPPVALPCWPWDMKHVLSLLLAAAFAPAFTPILNPPLSPPWATAPPSRRTCVFFEAPGVRGSTKTLGKLLDAGPGPPRVIRCLYSRCCFGIWNLTQHQAQVEMQGCRDSDEPDCEASHCELSPRAHPGPRSTLFTCSCGTDFCNANYSHLPPPGSPGTPGSQGPQAVPALLRRKACRVQGGPEPEPEPEPGSGRDWSAELPELPELPELCFSQVIWEGGHTVVWAGQLQGKLVAIKAFSLRAVAQFQAERALYELPSLQHDHIVRFITASRGGPGPLPCGPLLVLELHPKGSLCHYLTQHTSDWGSSMRMALSLARGLAFLHEERWQNGQYKPGIAHRDLSSQNVLIREDGSCAIGDLGLALVLPGLTQPPTWAPTQPRGPAAIMEAGTQRYMAPELLDKTLDLQDWGTALRQADVYSLALLLWEILSRCPDLWPDSRPPPFQLAYEAELGSTPTTCELWTLAVEERRRPYIPSTWHCFTTDPGGLRELLEDCWDADPEARLTAECVQQRLAALARPQEARPFPESCTHDCPPLCPEDCLSPPPHCHSPL, encoded by the exons ATGGTGGGGTCAGGTTCCAGGCCTCTGCTGACCCTGTTTCCTCCTGTGGCTTTACCATGCTGGCCCTGGGATATGAAACATGTTCTGTCCCTCCTTTTGGCTGCTGCTTTTGCCCCTGCATTCACTCCCATCTTgaaccctcccctctccccaccctgggccACAGCACCCCCAAGCAGGCGGACCTGTGTGTTCTTTGAGGCCCCTGGAGTGCGGGGAAGCACAAAGACACTGGGGAAGCTGCTAGATGCAGGACCAGGGCCCCCCAGGGTTATCCGCTGCCTCTACAGCCGCTGCTGTTTTGGGATCTGGAACCTGACCCAACACCAGGCACAGGTGGAGATGCAAG GATGCCGAGACAGTGATGAGCCAGACTGTGAGGCCTCACACTGTGAGCTGAGCCCCCGAGCCCACCCTGGCCCCAGGTCCACTCTCTTCACCTGCTCCTGTGGCACTGACTTCTGCAATGCCAATTACAGCCAtctgcctcctccagggagccctgggACTCCTGGCTCCCAGGGTCCCCAAGCTGTCCCAG ccctgctacGGCGAAAGGCCTGCAGAGTCCAAGGTggcccagagccagagccagagccagagccaggctCAGGCAGGGACTGGAGTGCTGAGCTGCCCGAGCTGCCTGAGCTGCCCGAGCTGTGTTTCTCCCAG GTAATCTGGGAAGGAGGTCACACAGTGGTGTGGGCTGGGCAGCTGCAAGGCAAGCTGGTAGCCATCAAGGCCTTCTCCCTGAGGGCCGTGGCCCAGTTCCAAGCTGAGAGAGCACTATATGAACTGCCAAGCCTACAGCACGACCACATTGTCCGCTTTATCACCGCCAGCAGAGGGGGCCCTGGGCCCTTGCCCTGTGGGCCCCTGCTGGTACTGGAGCTGCACCCAAAG GGCTCCCTGTGCCACTACTTGACCCAGCACACCAGTGACTGGGGAAGTTCCATGCGGATGGCGCTGTCCCTGGCGCGGGGCCTGGCATTTCTCCATGAGGAGCGCTGGCAGAATG GCCAATACAAACCAGGTATCGCCCACCGAGATCTGAGCAGCCAGAATGTGCTCATTCGGGAGGATGGGTCGTGTGCCATTGGAGACCTGGGCCTTGCCTTGGTGCTCCCTGGCCTCACCCAGCCTCCCACCTGGGCCCCAACTCAACCCCGAGGCCCAGCTGCCATCATGGAG GCTGGCACCCAGAGGTACATGGCACCAGAGCTCTTGGACAAGACTCTGGACCTACAAGACTGGGGCACGGCCCTCCGGCAAGCCGATGTTTACTCTCTGGCTCTGCTCCTATGGGAGATCTTGAGCCGCTGCCCAGATTTGTGGCCTG ACAGCAGACCACCACCCTTCCAACTGGCCTATGAGGCAGAACTGGGCAGCACCCCTACCACCTGTGAGCTGTGGACCTTGGCCGTGGAGGAGAGAAGGCGCCCCTACATCCCATCCACCTGGCACTGCTTCACCACA GACCCTGGTGGCCTGAGAGAGCTGCTAGAGGACTGTTGGGATGCAGACCCAGAAGCACGGCTGACAGCTGAGTGTGTACAGCAGCGCCTGGCTGCCCTCGCCCGTCCTCAGGAGGCCCGCCCCTTCCCAGAGAGCTGCACCCACGACTGCCCACCTCTCTGCCCAGAAGACTGCCTCTCACCTCCTCCCCACTGCCATTCCCCCTTGTAG
- the AMHR2 gene encoding anti-Muellerian hormone type-2 receptor isoform X5 produces the protein MLLASSSMMLGTLGLWVLLPIAVQGESIWMVLVLLGLFLLLLLLLGSIVLALLRRKACRVQGGPEPEPEPEPGSGRDWSAELPELPELPELCFSQVIWEGGHTVVWAGQLQGKLVAIKAFSLRAVAQFQAERALYELPSLQHDHIVRFITASRGGPGPLPCGPLLVLELHPKGSLCHYLTQHTSDWGSSMRMALSLARGLAFLHEERWQNGQYKPGIAHRDLSSQNVLIREDGSCAIGDLGLALVLPGLTQPPTWAPTQPRGPAAIMEAGTQRYMAPELLDKTLDLQDWGTALRQADVYSLALLLWEILSRCPDLWPDSRPPPFQLAYEAELGSTPTTCELWTLAVEERRRPYIPSTWHCFTTDPGGLRELLEDCWDADPEARLTAECVQQRLAALARPQEARPFPESCTHDCPPLCPEDCLSPPPHCHSPL, from the exons ATGCTGCTTGCCTCCTCCAGCATGATGCTGGGGACTCTGGGCCTTTGGGTACTCCTCCCCATAGCTGTGCAAG GCGAGTCCATCTGGATGGTGCTGGTGCTGCTGGGgctattcctcctcctcctgctgctgctgggcaGCATCGTCTTGG ccctgctacGGCGAAAGGCCTGCAGAGTCCAAGGTggcccagagccagagccagagccagagccaggctCAGGCAGGGACTGGAGTGCTGAGCTGCCCGAGCTGCCTGAGCTGCCCGAGCTGTGTTTCTCCCAG GTAATCTGGGAAGGAGGTCACACAGTGGTGTGGGCTGGGCAGCTGCAAGGCAAGCTGGTAGCCATCAAGGCCTTCTCCCTGAGGGCCGTGGCCCAGTTCCAAGCTGAGAGAGCACTATATGAACTGCCAAGCCTACAGCACGACCACATTGTCCGCTTTATCACCGCCAGCAGAGGGGGCCCTGGGCCCTTGCCCTGTGGGCCCCTGCTGGTACTGGAGCTGCACCCAAAG GGCTCCCTGTGCCACTACTTGACCCAGCACACCAGTGACTGGGGAAGTTCCATGCGGATGGCGCTGTCCCTGGCGCGGGGCCTGGCATTTCTCCATGAGGAGCGCTGGCAGAATG GCCAATACAAACCAGGTATCGCCCACCGAGATCTGAGCAGCCAGAATGTGCTCATTCGGGAGGATGGGTCGTGTGCCATTGGAGACCTGGGCCTTGCCTTGGTGCTCCCTGGCCTCACCCAGCCTCCCACCTGGGCCCCAACTCAACCCCGAGGCCCAGCTGCCATCATGGAG GCTGGCACCCAGAGGTACATGGCACCAGAGCTCTTGGACAAGACTCTGGACCTACAAGACTGGGGCACGGCCCTCCGGCAAGCCGATGTTTACTCTCTGGCTCTGCTCCTATGGGAGATCTTGAGCCGCTGCCCAGATTTGTGGCCTG ACAGCAGACCACCACCCTTCCAACTGGCCTATGAGGCAGAACTGGGCAGCACCCCTACCACCTGTGAGCTGTGGACCTTGGCCGTGGAGGAGAGAAGGCGCCCCTACATCCCATCCACCTGGCACTGCTTCACCACA GACCCTGGTGGCCTGAGAGAGCTGCTAGAGGACTGTTGGGATGCAGACCCAGAAGCACGGCTGACAGCTGAGTGTGTACAGCAGCGCCTGGCTGCCCTCGCCCGTCCTCAGGAGGCCCGCCCCTTCCCAGAGAGCTGCACCCACGACTGCCCACCTCTCTGCCCAGAAGACTGCCTCTCACCTCCTCCCCACTGCCATTCCCCCTTGTAG
- the AMHR2 gene encoding anti-Muellerian hormone type-2 receptor isoform X1 yields the protein MVGSGSRPLLTLFPPVALPCWPWDMKHVLSLLLAAAFAPAFTPILNPPLSPPWATAPPSRRTCVFFEAPGVRGSTKTLGKLLDAGPGPPRVIRCLYSRCCFGIWNLTQHQAQVEMQGCRDSDEPDCEASHCELSPRAHPGPRSTLFTCSCGTDFCNANYSHLPPPGSPGTPGSQGPQAVPGESIWMVLVLLGLFLLLLLLLGSIVLALLRRKACRVQGGPEPEPEPEPGSGRDWSAELPELPELPELCFSQVIWEGGHTVVWAGQLQGKLVAIKAFSLRAVAQFQAERALYELPSLQHDHIVRFITASRGGPGPLPCGPLLVLELHPKGSLCHYLTQHTSDWGSSMRMALSLARGLAFLHEERWQNGQYKPGIAHRDLSSQNVLIREDGSCAIGDLGLALVLPGLTQPPTWAPTQPRGPAAIMEAGTQRYMAPELLDKTLDLQDWGTALRQADVYSLALLLWEILSRCPDLWPDSRPPPFQLAYEAELGSTPTTCELWTLAVEERRRPYIPSTWHCFTTDPGGLRELLEDCWDADPEARLTAECVQQRLAALARPQEARPFPESCTHDCPPLCPEDCLSPPPHCHSPL from the exons ATGGTGGGGTCAGGTTCCAGGCCTCTGCTGACCCTGTTTCCTCCTGTGGCTTTACCATGCTGGCCCTGGGATATGAAACATGTTCTGTCCCTCCTTTTGGCTGCTGCTTTTGCCCCTGCATTCACTCCCATCTTgaaccctcccctctccccaccctgggccACAGCACCCCCAAGCAGGCGGACCTGTGTGTTCTTTGAGGCCCCTGGAGTGCGGGGAAGCACAAAGACACTGGGGAAGCTGCTAGATGCAGGACCAGGGCCCCCCAGGGTTATCCGCTGCCTCTACAGCCGCTGCTGTTTTGGGATCTGGAACCTGACCCAACACCAGGCACAGGTGGAGATGCAAG GATGCCGAGACAGTGATGAGCCAGACTGTGAGGCCTCACACTGTGAGCTGAGCCCCCGAGCCCACCCTGGCCCCAGGTCCACTCTCTTCACCTGCTCCTGTGGCACTGACTTCTGCAATGCCAATTACAGCCAtctgcctcctccagggagccctgggACTCCTGGCTCCCAGGGTCCCCAAGCTGTCCCAG GCGAGTCCATCTGGATGGTGCTGGTGCTGCTGGGgctattcctcctcctcctgctgctgctgggcaGCATCGTCTTGG ccctgctacGGCGAAAGGCCTGCAGAGTCCAAGGTggcccagagccagagccagagccagagccaggctCAGGCAGGGACTGGAGTGCTGAGCTGCCCGAGCTGCCTGAGCTGCCCGAGCTGTGTTTCTCCCAG GTAATCTGGGAAGGAGGTCACACAGTGGTGTGGGCTGGGCAGCTGCAAGGCAAGCTGGTAGCCATCAAGGCCTTCTCCCTGAGGGCCGTGGCCCAGTTCCAAGCTGAGAGAGCACTATATGAACTGCCAAGCCTACAGCACGACCACATTGTCCGCTTTATCACCGCCAGCAGAGGGGGCCCTGGGCCCTTGCCCTGTGGGCCCCTGCTGGTACTGGAGCTGCACCCAAAG GGCTCCCTGTGCCACTACTTGACCCAGCACACCAGTGACTGGGGAAGTTCCATGCGGATGGCGCTGTCCCTGGCGCGGGGCCTGGCATTTCTCCATGAGGAGCGCTGGCAGAATG GCCAATACAAACCAGGTATCGCCCACCGAGATCTGAGCAGCCAGAATGTGCTCATTCGGGAGGATGGGTCGTGTGCCATTGGAGACCTGGGCCTTGCCTTGGTGCTCCCTGGCCTCACCCAGCCTCCCACCTGGGCCCCAACTCAACCCCGAGGCCCAGCTGCCATCATGGAG GCTGGCACCCAGAGGTACATGGCACCAGAGCTCTTGGACAAGACTCTGGACCTACAAGACTGGGGCACGGCCCTCCGGCAAGCCGATGTTTACTCTCTGGCTCTGCTCCTATGGGAGATCTTGAGCCGCTGCCCAGATTTGTGGCCTG ACAGCAGACCACCACCCTTCCAACTGGCCTATGAGGCAGAACTGGGCAGCACCCCTACCACCTGTGAGCTGTGGACCTTGGCCGTGGAGGAGAGAAGGCGCCCCTACATCCCATCCACCTGGCACTGCTTCACCACA GACCCTGGTGGCCTGAGAGAGCTGCTAGAGGACTGTTGGGATGCAGACCCAGAAGCACGGCTGACAGCTGAGTGTGTACAGCAGCGCCTGGCTGCCCTCGCCCGTCCTCAGGAGGCCCGCCCCTTCCCAGAGAGCTGCACCCACGACTGCCCACCTCTCTGCCCAGAAGACTGCCTCTCACCTCCTCCCCACTGCCATTCCCCCTTGTAG